The genomic stretch CCGGCAGCAGGACTTCGAAGCGCGCCCCTTGGCCCGGGGCGCTCTCCACGCGAACCGCCCCTCGGTGGGCGGCGACGATGCCGTGAACGACCGACAGGCCGAGGCCCGTGCCTTGGCCGACGTCCTTCGTGGTGAAGAAGGGATTGAAGATCTGCCGCAGGACTTCGGGCGCCATGCCGGCGCCGGTGTCGGCGACGGAGAAGCCGATCCCCGGCGCGCCCGCCGGCCAGTCGGCGGCGCCGATCGCGTCCGCGGGAACCTCCGCGACGGAGAAGGTGCGCAGCTCGAGCCGGCCGCCGGCCGGCATCTCCTGCAGCGCGTTGACGATCAGGTTGACCAGCGCCTGGCGCAGCTGGTCGGCGTCGGCGACGCAGGTCGGCGAGGACGGGTCGAGCGCCCGCGCGACCTGCACCCCCTGCAGCGCGGCCCGCGACTCGAGGAAGCCGAGCGCGTCCTCGACGATCTCGTTGAGCGCGCAGGGGGCGCGGCGGGTCGGCGTCCGCCGGCCGAACAGCAGCAGCTTGCGGATCACCTCGCGCGCGTGGAGCGTCGCCTTGATGATCCGGTCGAGGTCGCCGGCCGTCTCCGGCGAAAGGCCCTCCGCCTCGCGCGCCAACTGGGCGAAGCCGAGGATCGCCAAGAGCGGCTCGTTCAGCTCGTGCGCCGCGCCGGCGGCGAGCTGGCCGATCGTGGCGAGGCGGTCGGCGTGGCGGAGCTGCTCCTCGAGCCGCGTCTTCTGCTCGCGCGCGTCGCGCTGCTCGATCGCCAGGCCGATCTGCGCGGCGATGCCGTCGATCAGGCTGCGCTCCTCGGCGAGGAACGGCCCTTCGTCGAGCTCCGGCTTGTCCGCGGTGTAGACGACCTCGATCGCGCCGCGGCGCCGCCCGGCGCAGACGATGTCGGCCCGCTGCGCCGCGCGCCCCCGCTCGAACCCCTCGGTCGTGTGGCGCGCGTCGTCGATCGCGATCCGCGCCGCGCACTCGTCGGGATACTGCCAGCCCGGGGGGAGCAGGCGGACCGCGTCGGCCAGCAGCTGCTCCGGCGGCCGCTCGGCGTCGGCGGTGAGGCGCGAGAGGCCGTAGAGGCAGGTCAGCTCCTTCACGCGCTCGCGGAGCGCCCACTGCGCGCGGTGGTGCGCGACGGCGACGCTGAGGGCGGTCGCGGCGTCCTCGAAGAAGAGGACGTCCTCCGCGTCGAAGAGGCCGGGCGCGTCGCCGAGGAACTGCAGCAGGCCGGTCGCGCGGCCGTCGGCGACGAGGGGCAGGACGGCGAGGGAGCGGAAGCCGCCTTTCTCGGCCCACGCCGCGACGTCGATCGGCGCGCCTTCGGCCACGGGGGGCGCGGCGCGGCGCGCGTCGGGGGTCCAGTAGCCGCCGGAGGGGGTCGTGTTGCCGGCGGGCGCGGAGAGCGCGCGGGCGAGGATCGCCTTGGGGAGCCGGACCTGCGGCGCGTCGTCGCCGCCGTCGAGCGTGCCGAGCGAGCGTTCGGCGTCGAGGCGGAAGCGCCCGGAGGCCTCGCGGATCGCGCGCCGCGGCCCGCCGGGACCGACCGCCTCGAGCCGGATCACGACCGCGGCCGCGCCCGAGGCGTCCTCGAGCAGGCGCGTCGCCTCGGCGAGGAACTCGGCCAGCGGCGCGCCCTGACCGGCGGCCAGAAGAAGGCCGGTCACGAGGGCGCGGTGCTCCGCGGGGGTGCGCTCGAAGCCGTGCATGGATGGGGAATTATGCCCCGCGAATTGCCGGGAGCAAAGAAAGAGGAGCGCCCCGTGGGGCGCTCCTCCGCAATCAGGGGGCCGGCTCGGCGTCAGATGTAGGCCTGTTCGCCGAGCAGGGAGCTGTCGAGACCGACTTCCTGCTCCTTGGGGGTCACGCGGACCGGCATGAAGCGCTCGATCACCCAGAGCATGCCGTAGGTGAAGCCGAAGGCGTAGATCGACGCGCCGACGACCGCCGCGGTCTGGACGCCGAGGAGGGCGAGGCCGCCGCCGTTGAGCAGGCCGTCCATGCCGAGGTCGGGGTTGAGCGCCTTCGAGCCGAAGACGCCGAGCAGGATCGTGCCGAGGACGCCGCCCATCCCGTGGACGCCCCAGACGTCGAGCGCGTCGTCCCACTCGCGGTTGTTCTTGAACCAGATCGCGCCGTAGCAGACGACGCCCGAGACGGTGCCGATCAGCGCGGCCGCGGGGGTCGAGACGTACCCCGCGCAGGGGGTGACGGTGGCGAGGCCGGCGACCGCGCCGGTCAGCAGGCCGAGGAACTTCGGCTTCTTCTCGAAGATCCAGGCCATGATCAGCCACATCACGGCGGCGAACGACGCGGCGGTGTCGGTGTTGATGAAGGCGAGGCCGGTGATGCCGTCCACCTTGAGCTGGCTGCCGGCGTTGAAGCCGTACCAGCCGAACCAGAGCAGCCCCGTGCCGAGGGCGACGAGCGGAATGCTGTGCGGGCCCTTGTCCTCCGCCGAGCGCTTGCCGACGAAGATCACCGAGGCCAGCGCGGCGAAGCCGGCGATGGCGTGGACGACGATGCCGCCGGCGAAGTCGCGCACGCCGAACTTGTAGAGCAGGCCGCCGCCCCAGACCATGTGGACGAACGGGAAGTAGACGAAGAGCAGCCAGAGGACGAGGAAGACGTTGTAGGCGGCGAAGCGGATCCGGTTGGTGAAGGCGCCGGTGATCAGCGCCGGCGTGATGATCGCGAACATCATCTGGTAGGTGCAGAAGACGAACAGCGGGATCGTCGTCGAGCCGGAGTAGGCCATCGTCGGCGACATGTTCATGAAGAACGCGTTGTGCAGGTCTCCGATCACGCCGCCGACGTCGCCGGAGAAGCAGAGCGAGTAGCCGCAGACGAACCAGAGGACCGTCGTCACGCCCATCGAGACGAAGCTCTGGATCATGATCGACAGCACGTTCTTGCGGCCGACCAGTCCGCCGTAGAAGAAGGCCAGGCCGGGCGTCATCAGCATGACCAAGCTGGCCGCCAGGATCATGAACGCCGTGTTGCCAGTGTCGAACCCCTGCATCGCGTCCTCCCTGTCGCGCCCGCGGGGAGTGGGGAATATATACCCGGCAGGCGGGGCAAAGAGTATCACTTTCCGGGGCCAATTGCCTCTGCCCGCCGGGAATTTCTCCGCAATCGCCGCGCCGTCCCCGGCCGCCGTTCGTCCCGAAGACGGGACGCGGGATCCGTCCCGCGCCGCTGCTACAATCCCGCCGTGACCACCGGTTCCCTCGACGCGCCCCCGCGGCGCTCCCCGCTCGCCCGCGATCCCGCCCGCGCCGCCCGCCGCCACCCCACCGAGGACCGCGGCCGGAGCTTCGGCTGGCGCGGTCCGTTCGAGCGCGACCGCGACCGGATCCTCCACGCCCGCGCCTTCCGCCGCCTCGGCGAGAAGAGCCAGCTCCTCCCGCTCGACGGCGCGCGGCTGGTCCGGACCCGCCTCACGCACACGCTGGAGGTCGCCGGCTTCGCCCGCGGCCTCGCCCGCCACCTCGGCCTCGACGAGGACCTGGCGGAGGTGATCGCGCTGGCCCACGACCTCGGCCAGCCTCCCTTCGGCCCGGCCGGCGGGCGCGCGCTGCAGCGGTTCCTCGCGCGGCGGGGCGGCGAGGCGGCGGGGACGTTCGACCCGCGCGCGCAGGCGCTCGTCGTCGTGGACCGGCTCGAGATCCGCTACGACCATCCGGGGCTCAACCTGACCGACGACGCGCGCGAGGGGCTGCTCAAGCTCGAGCGGGACGACGCCGCGCCGCCGCCGGGGATCGACCCCGCGGGGCTGCGCGCCGGCGAAGGCTCGCCGCTGGAGGGGCAGGCGGTGCGGGCGGCGGTCGCCGCCGTCACGCCGATCCACGACCTCGAGGACGCGCTGGGGGAGGAGATCCTCGACCTGCGCGAGGCGCTGCGCTTGCCGGCCGTCGCGGCCCTCGCGGCCCGTCTGGAGAAGGCCGGCGCGTGGCCGCGCGGCCGCTTCCGCCGGATCGCGGCGCTCCACCGCGCGCTCGTCCACGCCGCGGCCGGGGACATCCTGGTCGCCTCGCGGCGCCGCCTCGCGCGGGCGGAGGAGGCGGGGCGCGTCGAGCCGGGGAAGGCGGTCGTCGGTCCCGGCGGGAAGGGGGCCGAACTGACGGCGGCGCTGCGGGAATTGATCGCGGCCCGCGTCGTCGGCCGTCCCGCCGTGCGGCGCGCCGACGCGCGGGCCGAGCGGCTCGTCGAGGGGCTCGCCGAGAGGTACCACCGCGATCCGCGCCTGCTCGACGACGCCGTGCTCTTCCGCGCCCGGGAGGCGCTCGCGCGCCCGTTCCTGCGGGACGTCCCGCGGAACGAGCAAGACGCGGAGATCGCCGGGCGGTACCATGGACGACCGGAGTTCGCGCGCCTGATCGCGGACCACATCGCCGGGATGACCGACCGCTACGCACGCGAGGCGTGGGACGCCCTCGTCCCCGCCGGGAGCGACGACTGATGCGCCTCGTCCTCGGATCGGACCACGCGGGTTACCTGCTCAAGCAGCAGCTCGCCGAGCGGCTCGCCGCCGCCGGCCACGCCGTCGAGGACCTCGGCGCCTACGGCACCGAGAGCTGCGACTACCCCGACCCCGCGCGGGCGGTGGCCGACGTGATCGCCGCCGGCGGGGCGGACCTCGGCCTGCTCGTCTGCGGCTCGGGGATCGGCGTCTCGATCGTCGCCAACCGCGTCCCCGGCGTCCGCGCCGCCCGCTGCACCAGCGAGTACGACGCGGAGATGGCCCGGCGCCACAACGACGCCAACGTTCTCTGCCTCGGCGCCCGCGTGACGGGCGTCGGGCTGGCCGAGGCGATCCTCGACCGTTTCCTCTCCGTGTCCTTCGAAGGCGGGCGCCACGCCCGCCGAGTGGCTAAGATCGACCAGGCTTAGTTCCTTCCTGCTTGCGCGGCGCGCCGGGACCCCACCTCCCAGGCGCGCGCAGGAGATCCCGACAATGACTCGTGCGCTTTGGAAGACCGATCCGGACATCGCCGCGCTGGTGCGCAACGAAGCCGTCCGGCAGCACACCCATCTGGAGTTGATCGCCTCGGAGAACTTCGTCAGCGAGGCCGTGCTCGAAGCGGCCGGCTCCGTCTGCACGAACAAGTACGCCGAGGGGTACCCGAAGAAGCGCTACTACGGCGGCTGCGAGAACGTGGACGCCATCGAGCAGCTCGCCCGCGACCGCGCGAAGCAGCTCTTCGGCGCGGAACGGGCCAACGTGCAGCCGCACAGCGGCTCGCAGGCCAATCAGGGCGTCTACTTCACCGTGCTCCAGCCGGGCGACACCGTCCTCGGCCTCGACCTCGCGCACGGCGGCCACCTGACCCACGGCCACCCGCTCAACATCTCCGGCAAGCTCTACAAGTTCATCCCCTACGGCGTGCGCCGCGAGGACGAGCGGATCGACTACGAAGAGATGGAGCGGCTGGCCAAGGAACACCGGCCGAAGCTGATCGTCTCCGGCGCGTCGGCCTACTCGCGCTTCTGGGACTGGGACCGGATCAAGCGGATCGCGGACGAAGTCGGCGCGGTGACGATGGCCGACATCGCGCACCCCGCCGGGCTGATCGCCGCCGGGCTGCACCCGTCGCCGGTGCCGCAGTTCGACTTCGTCACGACGACGACCCACAAGACGCTGCGCGGGCCGCGCGGCGGGATGATCCTCTGCAAGGACAAGTGGTTCAAGGAACTGCAGACGGTCGTCTTCCCGGGCCTGCAGGGCGGGCCGCTCGAGCACATCATCGCCGCCAAGGCGGTGGCGTTCCACGAGGCGATGCAGCCGTCCTTCAAGGACTACGCCCGGCAGATCATGGCCAACGCCAAGGTCCTGGCGGCCGAGATGGCGGAGCAGGGGTTCCGCGTCGTGACCGGCGGCACCGACAACCACATGTTCCTCGTCGACGTGTTCCGCGAGGGGGTGACGGGGAAGGACGCCCAGATCCTGCTCGACTCGGTGAACATCACGACGAACAAGAACACGATCCCGTGGGATCCGAACCCGCCGATGGTCGCCTCCGGCCTGCGGCTCGGCACCCCGGCGCTGACGACGCGCGGGATGAAGGAGCCGGAGATGAAGCAGGTCGCGCGGCTGATCGCCGAGGCGCTCCGGAACCGCGCCGACCAGGCGACGCTGGACAAGGTGAAGAAGAACGTCCTCGAGCTGTGCGACGCCTTCCCGCTCTACGCGGCGCGCCGCGCCGAGGGGCCGGAGGACTGAGCCTCCCGCCTTCGGGCAGGGCAAAAAGAGAGCGGGCGGCGCGACGCGCCGCCCGCTTTTGATTTCCGGGGAGCGGAGGCGTCAGCTTCGCGTCGCCTCGCTCTGCGTCGGGGCCGCCGGGGCGGCCGGCGCGGGATTCGCGTTCTGGGCCGGGGCCTTGTGGGCGCCGCCGGTCAGCAGGAGCACGCCGAGGACGATCAGGCCGACGGCGCAGCCCTTCCGCAGCGTCATCTCCTCGTGGAGGATCAGCCAGCCGAGAACGACGGCGACCGCCGGGGCGAGCGTGAAGGCGATCGGCTTGATCACGGAGATCGGCGCGCTCTTCATGCCCATGTAGAAGAAGATCATCGCCAGGGCGCCGGCGAGGAGGCCGGAGCCGAGGATCATCGCCAGCCACTGCGGACCCTGAAGGTTGCCGAGCGCCCCTTCGGTCTTGTCCTGGCGGACGTAGACCGTGACGATGTAGACGATCCACATGATCGGCAGGGCGATCGTCGAGCGGAGCGTGATCGCGGTGATCGGGCCGATCTGGCCCGAGCTGAGGACGTACTTCGAGCAGAGTTCGCCGATGCCCCAGCAGAGCCCGGCCAAGATCGCCAAGAAGATCGGCATAGCTTTTCCCTCGGGGAACGCCGCGGGTGAGCGACGGCGCGTCGATCGTGAATCGTAGCCGCTTCCCGGCGGCGCGCAAATCGGGTCGGACGCCCGCCGGGTCCGCTTCGCCGGAGGGCGCGGCGCCCGTTCCGGCGACGCCGCGGCCGCGGAAGGGGGTGCGCCGCGGCGGGGTTCGTGCGAAAAAGGACCGATGGAAAACGGCGGACAGCGCGCGGACATGGACTCGCTTTTCGGCGAGGGGGGAGCGCTGTCGAAGGCGCGCCCGGGGTTCGAGTTCCGGCCCGGGCAGCGCGCGATGGCCGACGCGGTCGCGGAGGTTTTCGCCGCGGGGGGACGGCTGGTCGTCGAGGCCGGGACCGGCACCGGCAAGACGCTCGCCTACCTCGCGCCGGCGCTGCTCGCCGACGCGCCGGTCGTCGTCTCGACCGGCACCAAGGCGCTGCAGGAGCAGATCCTCTCCCGCGAGCTGCCGGTCGCCTTCGACGTCGTCGGCGGCGAACGGCGCGCGGCCGTGCTCAAGGGGCGCGAGAACTACCTCTGCCTCAAGCGGTTCGACGAGATGCAGGCCGAGCCGCTGCTCGACCGCGCGGGCGACGCGCCGCTCTGGCGGGCGA from bacterium encodes the following:
- a CDS encoding serine hydroxymethyltransferase, translated to MTRALWKTDPDIAALVRNEAVRQHTHLELIASENFVSEAVLEAAGSVCTNKYAEGYPKKRYYGGCENVDAIEQLARDRAKQLFGAERANVQPHSGSQANQGVYFTVLQPGDTVLGLDLAHGGHLTHGHPLNISGKLYKFIPYGVRREDERIDYEEMERLAKEHRPKLIVSGASAYSRFWDWDRIKRIADEVGAVTMADIAHPAGLIAAGLHPSPVPQFDFVTTTTHKTLRGPRGGMILCKDKWFKELQTVVFPGLQGGPLEHIIAAKAVAFHEAMQPSFKDYARQIMANAKVLAAEMAEQGFRVVTGGTDNHMFLVDVFREGVTGKDAQILLDSVNITTNKNTIPWDPNPPMVASGLRLGTPALTTRGMKEPEMKQVARLIAEALRNRADQATLDKVKKNVLELCDAFPLYAARRAEGPED
- a CDS encoding HD domain-containing protein, with translation MTTGSLDAPPRRSPLARDPARAARRHPTEDRGRSFGWRGPFERDRDRILHARAFRRLGEKSQLLPLDGARLVRTRLTHTLEVAGFARGLARHLGLDEDLAEVIALAHDLGQPPFGPAGGRALQRFLARRGGEAAGTFDPRAQALVVVDRLEIRYDHPGLNLTDDAREGLLKLERDDAAPPPGIDPAGLRAGEGSPLEGQAVRAAVAAVTPIHDLEDALGEEILDLREALRLPAVAALAARLEKAGAWPRGRFRRIAALHRALVHAAAGDILVASRRRLARAEEAGRVEPGKAVVGPGGKGAELTAALRELIAARVVGRPAVRRADARAERLVEGLAERYHRDPRLLDDAVLFRAREALARPFLRDVPRNEQDAEIAGRYHGRPEFARLIADHIAGMTDRYAREAWDALVPAGSDD
- a CDS encoding DMT family transporter, which codes for MPIFLAILAGLCWGIGELCSKYVLSSGQIGPITAITLRSTIALPIMWIVYIVTVYVRQDKTEGALGNLQGPQWLAMILGSGLLAGALAMIFFYMGMKSAPISVIKPIAFTLAPAVAVVLGWLILHEEMTLRKGCAVGLIVLGVLLLTGGAHKAPAQNANPAPAAPAAPTQSEATRS
- a CDS encoding ammonium transporter, which codes for MQGFDTGNTAFMILAASLVMLMTPGLAFFYGGLVGRKNVLSIMIQSFVSMGVTTVLWFVCGYSLCFSGDVGGVIGDLHNAFFMNMSPTMAYSGSTTIPLFVFCTYQMMFAIITPALITGAFTNRIRFAAYNVFLVLWLLFVYFPFVHMVWGGGLLYKFGVRDFAGGIVVHAIAGFAALASVIFVGKRSAEDKGPHSIPLVALGTGLLWFGWYGFNAGSQLKVDGITGLAFINTDTAASFAAVMWLIMAWIFEKKPKFLGLLTGAVAGLATVTPCAGYVSTPAAALIGTVSGVVCYGAIWFKNNREWDDALDVWGVHGMGGVLGTILLGVFGSKALNPDLGMDGLLNGGGLALLGVQTAAVVGASIYAFGFTYGMLWVIERFMPVRVTPKEQEVGLDSSLLGEQAYI
- the rpiB gene encoding ribose 5-phosphate isomerase B — its product is MRLVLGSDHAGYLLKQQLAERLAAAGHAVEDLGAYGTESCDYPDPARAVADVIAAGGADLGLLVCGSGIGVSIVANRVPGVRAARCTSEYDAEMARRHNDANVLCLGARVTGVGLAEAILDRFLSVSFEGGRHARRVAKIDQA